From the Halorhabdus utahensis DSM 12940 genome, one window contains:
- a CDS encoding type IV pilin N-terminal domain-containing protein, whose amino-acid sequence MVAITVLLAAVVGTFVMNMDMPENQPPSTSWDISAQSDAVVIEHDGGEAADAGTLVALVSYTGSEERYAFADGSSAYGSTSSISATDSWAIYFGSGSPPVSNYFDASSSHSLSDVEAVKLIWKSPTSSQTQPLTTWEP is encoded by the coding sequence ATGGTTGCGATCACGGTGTTACTCGCGGCTGTGGTCGGCACGTTCGTGATGAACATGGACATGCCGGAGAACCAGCCGCCTAGCACCAGTTGGGACATTTCAGCGCAGTCAGACGCCGTGGTGATCGAACACGACGGTGGGGAGGCTGCGGATGCAGGGACACTCGTTGCGTTGGTCTCGTACACAGGCAGCGAGGAGCGGTATGCGTTTGCCGACGGATCCTCGGCCTACGGGAGCACTTCATCGATTTCGGCGACTGACTCGTGGGCAATCTACTTTGGCAGTGGGAGTCCGCCGGTGTCGAACTACTTCGACGCTTCCTCCTCCCACAGCTTGAGCGATGTGGAAGCAGTCAAACTCATCTGGAAGTCGCCCACGTCTTCGCAGACGCAGCCACTGACGACGTGGGAGCCGTAG
- the dinB gene encoding DNA polymerase IV encodes MSRPGRLPVESTREDRIVCHVDMDCFYAACERLREPALRDEPVIVGMGYEPGETSGAVATASYEAREHGVESAQSIEQALELLPRRETADPDAEPTAYYRPVDMPYYEDVSEQVRSILAEYADVLRAVSIDEAYLDVTDRTDWESVETFATELKDEIAETVGVEASVGVAPTMSAAKIASDYDKPDGLTVVEPGDVRSFLAPLPVAAVHEVGPKTATELAEMGIETAGDLAAADPAALADRFGERGRAIYRYARGEDDRDVTPVGRPKSLSRESSLAPAEGDTETVREQVRTLAEAVADRANRRDALYRTIGIKVVSPPFDIHTRERSLSGPVDRPDLVRSVALDLLSAFADREVRKVGVFVSGLSFSAGDQASLGEWDDAGGDTETVAHDDETATSFRSPSGNQRLSGQTTLADFR; translated from the coding sequence ATGTCCAGGCCCGGCCGGTTGCCGGTCGAGTCCACACGCGAGGACCGGATCGTGTGCCACGTCGACATGGACTGTTTTTACGCTGCGTGTGAACGGCTCCGGGAGCCCGCGCTGCGGGACGAACCAGTAATCGTCGGGATGGGATACGAGCCGGGCGAGACGTCGGGCGCAGTGGCGACCGCGAGCTACGAGGCACGCGAACACGGTGTTGAGAGCGCACAGTCGATCGAACAGGCGCTCGAACTCCTGCCCCGGCGCGAGACTGCCGATCCGGACGCGGAGCCGACCGCCTACTACCGGCCCGTCGATATGCCGTATTATGAGGACGTAAGTGAGCAGGTCCGATCCATCCTCGCGGAATACGCCGACGTGCTTCGTGCTGTCAGCATCGACGAGGCGTATCTCGACGTGACCGACCGGACCGACTGGGAGTCCGTCGAGACCTTCGCCACTGAACTGAAGGACGAGATCGCCGAGACGGTCGGTGTCGAAGCGAGCGTCGGTGTCGCGCCGACGATGAGCGCCGCGAAGATCGCAAGCGATTACGACAAACCTGACGGACTCACGGTCGTCGAACCCGGTGATGTCCGATCGTTTCTGGCTCCCCTCCCCGTCGCGGCCGTCCACGAGGTCGGCCCGAAGACAGCAACCGAACTCGCCGAGATGGGGATCGAGACGGCCGGCGACCTCGCGGCGGCCGATCCGGCGGCACTCGCCGATCGCTTCGGTGAACGCGGACGAGCGATTTACCGGTACGCGCGTGGTGAGGACGACCGTGACGTGACGCCGGTCGGGCGACCGAAGAGTCTCTCCCGGGAGTCGTCGTTAGCGCCCGCGGAGGGAGACACGGAGACCGTCCGCGAGCAGGTTCGTACGCTCGCCGAAGCAGTGGCCGACCGGGCGAACCGCCGCGACGCGCTCTATCGGACCATCGGAATCAAAGTCGTCTCCCCGCCCTTCGACATCCACACGCGCGAACGATCGCTGTCCGGGCCAGTCGATCGCCCGGACCTCGTTCGTTCCGTCGCGCTCGACCTCCTTTCGGCGTTCGCTGACCGCGAGGTTCGGAAGGTCGGCGTGTTCGTCTCCGGACTTTCCTTTTCGGCGGGTGACCAGGCGAGTCTCGGCGAGTGGGACGACGCTGGCGGCGACACGGAGACGGTGGCCCACGACGACGAAACGGCCACCAGCTTCCGGTCGCCGTCCGGGAACCAGCGGCTCTCCGGGCAGACGACGCTTGCGGACTTCCGGTGA
- a CDS encoding CBS domain-containing protein: MELPTPADLRERRTDLGLTQSELADRADVSQPLIARIEGGDVDPRLSTLRRIVNALQEAEGGILRAGDLMNSPIVSVAPDDSVHEAKQLMDSEGYSQVPVIRNGRPDGLIGNTDIRQRSEDNVGELPVAEVMHESITTVEPDATLEEIDTYLDHHDAVLVVESGETVGIITDADIAANVS; the protein is encoded by the coding sequence ATGGAACTGCCGACCCCAGCGGACCTGCGTGAGCGCCGGACGGATCTCGGACTCACCCAGAGTGAGCTCGCCGACCGCGCCGACGTCTCCCAGCCGTTGATCGCCAGGATCGAAGGTGGCGACGTCGATCCGCGACTCTCGACGCTCCGGCGGATCGTCAACGCACTCCAGGAAGCGGAAGGTGGGATTCTTCGGGCCGGTGATCTGATGAACTCGCCCATCGTCAGCGTCGCGCCCGACGACAGCGTCCACGAGGCGAAACAGTTGATGGACAGCGAAGGCTACTCGCAGGTTCCGGTCATCCGCAACGGCCGGCCGGACGGTCTCATCGGCAACACTGACATCCGCCAGCGTTCGGAGGACAACGTCGGGGAACTCCCCGTCGCCGAAGTGATGCACGAGTCGATCACGACCGTCGAACCGGACGCGACGCTGGAGGAAATCGACACCTATCTGGACCATCACGACGCCGTGCTGGTCGTCGAGAGCGGTGAGACTGTCGGGATCATTACCGACGCCGATATCGCCGCCAACGTCAGCTGA
- a CDS encoding helicase HerA domain-containing protein, translated as MADSDQRTITVAERSDGHGGTGDVGRPVSLPVVELLTGRGFITGKSGSGKSNSASVVAEKLLDNGFGLLIVDIDGEYYGLKEEYEILHAGADDECDIQVTTDHAEKLATLALEQNVPIILDISSYLDEDKAREVLTAVARQLFAKAKKCKQPFLLLVEEIHEYIPEKGGVDECGKMLIKIGKRGRKHGLGIVGISQRPADVKKDFITQCDWLVWHRLTWNNDTKVVSRILDGAYADAVEDLADGEAFLMTDWAEAVERVQFYRKKTFDAGATPGLEDFERPDLKSVSDDLVSELKSITDERAETEDRIAELRAELDRKNSRIAELERELQDARDMSRMADQFVDALVEHVDGPNPGRTEQAKLRDSHARKQSQDADDTDDGQATFGPDSPTDDVTADGSGTATPDGAGGNGTEATVADAFESFGDFVPAEASVDSTTVTDASDAPAEAGDTTAGASDNEDTATSQEVSIDEVPDFVGRLRAEVRSLEPKTQKMLSYYRDQGPASPLDAHFVAGGSGDRTHAYARNRTLRTAELIEHVGQGAYDYRLPALLEERAKRAPEDVDDADLDTYVDVIEATVDEF; from the coding sequence ATGGCTGACAGCGATCAGCGGACGATCACCGTCGCGGAACGCAGCGACGGGCACGGCGGGACTGGTGACGTGGGCCGGCCGGTTTCGCTGCCAGTCGTCGAACTGCTCACCGGGCGCGGGTTCATCACCGGGAAATCGGGCAGCGGGAAGAGCAACTCCGCCTCCGTCGTCGCCGAGAAGCTGCTCGACAACGGCTTTGGACTCCTCATCGTCGACATCGACGGCGAGTACTACGGCCTCAAAGAGGAGTACGAGATCCTCCACGCCGGGGCCGATGACGAGTGTGACATCCAGGTCACGACCGATCACGCCGAGAAACTCGCCACCCTCGCCCTCGAACAGAACGTCCCCATCATCCTCGACATTTCGAGTTATCTCGACGAGGACAAGGCCCGGGAGGTGCTGACGGCCGTTGCCCGCCAGCTGTTCGCGAAGGCCAAAAAGTGCAAACAGCCCTTCCTGTTGCTGGTCGAGGAGATCCACGAGTACATCCCGGAGAAGGGCGGCGTCGACGAGTGTGGGAAGATGCTGATCAAGATCGGCAAGCGCGGGCGCAAACACGGCCTGGGGATCGTCGGCATCAGCCAGCGACCGGCCGACGTCAAGAAGGACTTCATTACTCAGTGTGACTGGCTAGTCTGGCACCGGCTCACCTGGAACAACGACACCAAGGTCGTCAGTCGTATCCTCGATGGCGCATATGCCGACGCTGTCGAGGACTTAGCTGACGGCGAAGCGTTCCTGATGACTGACTGGGCCGAAGCAGTCGAGCGCGTCCAGTTTTATCGGAAGAAGACCTTCGACGCGGGCGCGACGCCTGGTCTGGAAGACTTCGAGCGCCCGGATCTCAAGTCCGTCAGCGACGACCTCGTCTCCGAACTGAAGTCGATCACCGACGAGCGTGCGGAGACCGAGGACCGGATCGCCGAACTCCGGGCGGAACTCGACCGCAAGAACTCCCGGATCGCCGAACTCGAACGTGAACTCCAGGACGCCCGTGACATGAGCCGGATGGCTGACCAGTTCGTCGATGCGCTGGTCGAGCACGTCGATGGGCCGAATCCGGGTCGGACCGAACAGGCAAAGCTTCGGGACAGTCATGCACGCAAGCAGAGCCAGGACGCGGACGACACCGACGACGGGCAAGCTACGTTCGGGCCCGACAGCCCCACGGACGACGTCACAGCCGACGGGTCAGGGACAGCCACGCCGGACGGTGCGGGCGGGAACGGCACGGAAGCAACTGTCGCCGATGCCTTCGAGTCCTTTGGGGACTTCGTCCCTGCGGAAGCGTCCGTCGATTCCACCACCGTGACTGACGCAAGTGACGCCCCCGCAGAGGCCGGCGATACCACTGCTGGCGCTAGCGACAACGAGGACACGGCAACGAGCCAGGAAGTCTCGATCGACGAGGTCCCCGACTTCGTGGGCCGACTCCGGGCTGAAGTCCGCTCGCTCGAACCCAAGACCCAGAAGATGCTGTCGTACTATCGCGACCAGGGACCGGCGTCGCCGTTGGACGCCCACTTCGTTGCCGGGGGCTCGGGCGATCGAACCCACGCCTACGCCCGCAATCGGACGCTCCGGACAGCCGAGTTGATCGAACACGTCGGCCAGGGTGCCTACGACTACCGCCTGCCAGCACTCCTCGAAGAGCGCGCCAAGCGTGCGCCCGAGGATGTCGACGACGCGGATCTCGACACCTACGTCGACGTGATCGAAGCGACCGTCGACGAGTTCTGA
- a CDS encoding DUF555 domain-containing protein: protein MNYLVALEAAWLVRDVENIDDAIGVAVSEAGKRLNDQDMDYVEVEVGATTCPACAEPFDSAFIAADTALVGLVLEMKVFNAESTEHAQRIAKSEIGGALRDVPLKIVETIEYAEDEDPPTEPSE, encoded by the coding sequence ATGAACTACCTCGTGGCATTGGAAGCAGCCTGGCTGGTACGTGATGTAGAGAACATCGACGACGCGATCGGTGTGGCCGTCAGCGAGGCTGGCAAGCGCCTCAACGACCAGGACATGGACTACGTCGAAGTCGAAGTCGGTGCCACGACCTGCCCCGCCTGCGCGGAACCGTTCGACTCGGCGTTCATCGCGGCCGACACCGCCCTGGTCGGACTCGTCCTCGAAATGAAGGTGTTCAACGCCGAGAGCACCGAACACGCCCAGCGGATCGCCAAAAGTGAGATCGGTGGCGCGTTGCGGGACGTCCCGCTGAAGATCGTCGAGACGATCGAGTACGCCGAAGACGAGGACCCACCGACCGAACCGAGCGAGTGA
- a CDS encoding SGNH/GDSL hydrolase family protein, which produces MDFDQYPSVSLHNVAEIEPAGWVPDGDRLCRVPAAYGKEMNEDAAHRVRHATASEVRFVPTEEDAEIEVTLSAVEDTQFRTFWGVFQPWQPTEVGQTPETFTFTIPERLREIVTTDDTGRFDPAVCRIRFERRTAVAIHDVSGDCRPPKPDELPDQRYLAYGTSITEGAAASALHTDYVTHVARDLGADLLNFGCSGSAYADAAMADYIATRDDWDFATLELSVNMANADFTPAEFHERVEYFVNTIADAHPEKPIACITLFPYFDDLAESGDQDHATAFRNAVRDVVADAAHENLHVVEGTDLNDITGLTADLLHPGDAGMERIGTRLADRLEEILD; this is translated from the coding sequence ATGGACTTTGATCAGTATCCCTCGGTTTCGTTGCACAACGTCGCGGAGATTGAACCTGCCGGGTGGGTTCCGGACGGTGATCGCCTTTGCCGGGTGCCGGCGGCGTACGGCAAAGAGATGAACGAGGATGCAGCACACCGGGTTCGCCATGCCACGGCCAGCGAGGTCCGGTTCGTCCCGACCGAAGAAGACGCGGAGATCGAAGTGACACTTTCGGCGGTCGAAGACACACAATTTCGGACTTTCTGGGGCGTCTTCCAACCGTGGCAGCCGACCGAGGTCGGCCAGACACCGGAAACGTTCACGTTCACCATTCCGGAGCGACTCCGCGAGATCGTGACCACCGATGACACCGGACGCTTCGATCCAGCAGTCTGCCGGATTCGCTTCGAGCGCCGGACTGCGGTCGCGATCCACGACGTCTCCGGCGACTGTCGACCCCCGAAGCCGGATGAACTGCCGGACCAGCGCTATCTGGCCTACGGAACCTCGATCACGGAAGGGGCGGCCGCATCAGCGCTCCACACGGACTACGTGACTCACGTCGCCCGTGATCTGGGGGCCGATCTGCTCAACTTCGGCTGCTCGGGATCAGCCTACGCCGACGCGGCGATGGCAGACTACATCGCTACCCGTGACGATTGGGACTTCGCAACGCTCGAGCTCTCGGTGAACATGGCCAACGCGGATTTCACGCCGGCCGAGTTCCACGAGCGCGTCGAGTATTTCGTCAATACGATCGCGGATGCACACCCGGAGAAACCGATCGCGTGTATCACGCTGTTCCCGTACTTCGACGACCTCGCGGAGTCGGGCGATCAAGACCACGCCACCGCGTTCCGCAATGCGGTGCGCGATGTGGTCGCTGACGCCGCACACGAGAATCTCCACGTGGTCGAGGGGACTGATCTCAACGATATCACCGGGTTGACCGCTGATCTGCTTCACCCCGGGGATGCCGGAATGGAACGGATCGGAACCCGACTGGCCGACCGTCTCGAAGAAATCCTCGACTGA